Proteins encoded together in one Thermomonospora curvata DSM 43183 window:
- the dprA gene encoding DNA-processing protein DprA has translation MVVPEEERRARATLCAIAEPGEILLGRIVARAGPCRALAVVRGEEPPPEGISITEGGRRRLAAWRARLQAADTEADLAVCAELGIRLVCPGDPEWPVTLDDLGDRRPYALWLRGPLDLRYSCLRSVAIVGARAASPYGVRIASELGAELADAGWTVVSGGALGIDAAAHRGTLAADGQTIAVFANGLDRFYPAGNEALFVEMLHKGLLVSESPPGTDPHRLRFLVRNRVIAALTRGTVVVEAAARSGALNTAVHARDLGRALMAVPGPVDSKVSVGCHKLLRDTPPARCVTTAAEVLEEVGRIGADLAPPPRGPVLPRDMLDPVTRSVLEALPARGAAGPAQIAVRAGVDLATATSRLGQLSAAGFIERAPGGWRLRRSAKLPSSPV, from the coding sequence ATGGTCGTACCTGAGGAGGAAAGACGAGCCCGGGCCACGCTGTGCGCCATCGCGGAGCCGGGTGAGATCTTGCTGGGGCGGATCGTCGCCCGGGCCGGGCCCTGCAGGGCGCTGGCCGTGGTGCGGGGCGAGGAGCCGCCGCCGGAGGGAATTTCGATCACAGAGGGCGGCCGGCGGCGGCTGGCGGCGTGGCGGGCCCGGCTGCAAGCCGCCGATACCGAGGCCGACCTGGCCGTCTGTGCCGAGCTCGGGATCCGGCTGGTCTGCCCGGGGGATCCGGAATGGCCGGTGACCTTGGACGACCTCGGTGACCGCAGGCCCTATGCGTTGTGGCTGCGCGGCCCGTTGGACCTGCGTTATTCCTGCTTGCGTTCGGTGGCGATCGTAGGAGCCCGCGCCGCCTCCCCCTATGGGGTGCGGATCGCCTCCGAGCTGGGCGCCGAACTGGCCGATGCGGGCTGGACCGTGGTCAGCGGCGGGGCCCTGGGCATCGACGCGGCGGCGCACCGGGGAACGCTGGCCGCCGACGGCCAGACGATCGCGGTGTTCGCCAACGGCCTGGACAGGTTCTACCCCGCCGGCAACGAGGCCCTGTTCGTGGAGATGCTGCATAAGGGCCTGCTGGTCAGCGAGTCCCCGCCGGGCACCGACCCCCACCGGCTCCGCTTCCTGGTGCGCAACCGCGTCATCGCCGCTTTGACCAGGGGCACCGTCGTGGTGGAGGCGGCCGCCCGCAGCGGGGCGCTCAACACCGCCGTCCACGCCCGCGATCTGGGACGCGCCCTGATGGCGGTACCCGGCCCGGTCGACTCAAAGGTCTCGGTCGGTTGTCACAAACTGCTGCGCGACACTCCCCCGGCCCGGTGCGTGACCACGGCCGCCGAAGTGCTCGAGGAAGTCGGCCGGATCGGCGCCGACCTGGCGCCACCGCCCCGCGGCCCGGTACTGCCCAGGGACATGCTCGACCCGGTGACCAGATCCGTCCTGGAGGCGCTGCCGGCACGCGGAGCCGCGGGCCCCGCCCAGATCGCGGTCCGGGCCGGTGTGGATCTCGCCACCGCGACCAGCCGGCTGGGGCAGCTGTCGGCGGCCGGGTTCATCGAACGCGCCCCTGGCGGCTGGCGCCTGCGCCGCTCGGCGAAGCTCCCCAGTTCACCCGTGTGA
- a CDS encoding YraN family protein: MKTMSKRALGRRGEDAAARYLSERLGWTIVSRNWRCREGELDIVAYDGSRHVVCEVKTRTDASFGTPIEAITQAKAARLRRLAGRWAAQYGIPAATVRIDVIGLVVAARGERTGFELEHLRGVC, encoded by the coding sequence ATGAAAACGATGAGCAAGCGGGCTTTGGGGCGGCGCGGTGAAGACGCCGCGGCCCGTTATCTGTCCGAACGGCTCGGCTGGACGATCGTCAGCCGCAACTGGCGCTGCCGCGAAGGCGAGCTGGACATCGTCGCCTATGACGGCAGCCGCCATGTGGTGTGCGAGGTGAAGACCCGCACCGACGCCTCGTTCGGGACGCCCATTGAGGCGATCACACAGGCGAAGGCCGCCCGGTTGAGGCGGCTGGCCGGCCGCTGGGCGGCCCAGTACGGCATACCGGCGGCCACCGTTCGCATCGATGTCATCGGTCTGGTCGTCGCCGCCCGAGGTGAGCGCACCGGGTTCGAGCTGGAGCACCTGCGGGGGGTGTGCTGA
- a CDS encoding DUF2469 domain-containing protein, which translates to MSAEDLEKYENEMELQLYREYRDVVGLFTYVVETERRFYLTNSVDLQVHGTGNGETFFEVTMQDAWVWDMYRPARFVKNVRVVTFKDVNIEELAKSDLELPAGG; encoded by the coding sequence GTGAGCGCCGAAGATCTCGAAAAATACGAAAACGAGATGGAGCTCCAGCTCTATCGCGAGTACCGGGACGTCGTCGGGCTCTTCACCTACGTGGTCGAGACCGAGCGCAGGTTCTACCTGACCAACTCGGTCGATCTCCAGGTCCACGGCACCGGCAACGGCGAGACCTTCTTCGAGGTGACCATGCAGGACGCCTGGGTCTGGGACATGTACCGCCCCGCCCGCTTCGTCAAGAACGTCCGCGTCGTCACCTTCAAGGACGTCAACATCGAGGAACTCGCCAAGAGCGACCTGGAACTCCCCGCAGGCGGCTGA
- a CDS encoding YifB family Mg chelatase-like AAA ATPase: protein MALAKTRSVALVGVEGFVVDVEASITSGVPGLHLVGLPDAALNEARDRVRAAIFNSGESWPNRHVTISLFPASLPKKGSAFDLAIAVSLLAAAETFDPRACTKMVILGELGLDGRVRAVPGVLPAVLAAANAGYRTVVVPRSNVAEAELVPDVEVIAASSLHGLLCRLRGQAPPPEPEDAETARLTPVSEGAAIRSRDLRGDLDLTDVRGQAEARRALEISAAGGHHLFFYGPPGCGKTMLAERLPTLLPPLDREAALEVTAIHSVAGTLPPGKPLISRPPFCAPHHTATRAAMVGSGQGRLLQPGAASLAHHGILFLDEAPEFNAGVLDALRQPLEEGEVMIARAGAATRFPARFTLVLAANPCPCAAAKSVDCTCTPAVRHKYLARISGPLLDRIDLKLELHPATRAELRYDLQTAERSEVVAERVLQARERAAKRLAGTPWRTNAEIPGPQLRRRFLPSAEAMSCLDRALQTGELSARGLDRVLRTAWTCADLAGRDTPSADDLSSAFALWTGRRC, encoded by the coding sequence ATGGCCCTGGCCAAGACCCGATCGGTGGCGCTGGTCGGCGTCGAGGGCTTCGTCGTCGACGTCGAGGCGTCGATCACCAGTGGAGTGCCCGGCCTGCACCTGGTCGGGCTTCCGGACGCGGCGCTGAACGAGGCGCGGGACCGGGTCCGTGCCGCGATCTTCAACTCCGGTGAGTCATGGCCCAACCGGCATGTGACGATCAGCCTCTTCCCCGCCAGCCTGCCCAAGAAGGGCTCGGCGTTCGATCTGGCCATCGCGGTGTCGCTGCTGGCCGCTGCGGAGACGTTCGACCCCAGGGCCTGCACAAAGATGGTGATCTTGGGGGAGCTGGGCCTGGACGGGCGGGTCCGGGCCGTTCCGGGAGTGCTTCCCGCGGTGCTCGCCGCGGCCAACGCCGGCTACCGCACGGTCGTGGTCCCGCGGTCCAACGTCGCCGAGGCGGAGCTGGTGCCCGATGTCGAGGTGATCGCCGCGTCCTCCCTGCACGGGCTGCTGTGCCGCCTGCGCGGGCAGGCGCCGCCGCCGGAGCCGGAGGACGCCGAGACCGCCCGGCTCACCCCCGTCTCCGAGGGCGCGGCCATCCGTTCCCGGGACCTGCGCGGGGACCTGGACCTGACCGACGTGCGCGGGCAGGCGGAGGCCCGGCGGGCGCTGGAGATCAGCGCGGCGGGCGGTCACCACCTGTTCTTCTACGGGCCGCCCGGCTGCGGCAAGACCATGCTCGCCGAACGCCTGCCCACCCTGCTGCCGCCGCTGGATAGGGAGGCCGCGCTGGAGGTCACCGCCATCCACTCGGTGGCCGGAACCCTTCCTCCGGGGAAGCCGCTGATCTCCCGCCCGCCCTTTTGCGCCCCGCATCACACCGCCACCCGCGCGGCCATGGTCGGCAGCGGGCAGGGACGGCTGCTGCAGCCGGGCGCGGCGTCCCTGGCCCACCATGGGATCTTGTTCCTGGACGAGGCCCCCGAGTTCAACGCCGGTGTGCTGGACGCCCTCCGCCAGCCGCTGGAGGAGGGCGAGGTCATGATCGCCCGTGCCGGGGCCGCCACCCGCTTCCCCGCCCGGTTCACCCTGGTGCTGGCCGCCAACCCCTGCCCGTGCGCGGCGGCCAAGTCGGTCGACTGCACCTGCACACCGGCGGTCCGCCACAAGTACCTGGCGCGCATCTCCGGCCCTCTGCTGGACCGCATCGACCTCAAGCTGGAACTGCACCCGGCCACCCGTGCCGAGCTGCGCTATGACCTGCAGACGGCCGAACGCAGCGAAGTGGTGGCCGAACGCGTCCTGCAGGCCCGGGAGCGGGCCGCAAAACGCCTCGCCGGCACCCCCTGGCGGACCAACGCCGAGATCCCCGGCCCGCAACTGCGGCGCCGCTTCCTGCCCTCCGCCGAGGCCATGTCCTGCCTGGATCGCGCCCTGCAGACCGGTGAGCTCAGCGCCCGGGGCCTGGACCGCGTGCTGCGCACCGCCTGGACATGCGCCGACCTCGCCGGCCGCGACACTCCTTCCGCGGACGACCTGAGCAGCGCCTTCGCCCTCTGGACGGGAAGACGGTGCTGA